Proteins from a single region of Mucilaginibacter daejeonensis:
- a CDS encoding sensor histidine kinase, protein MTANPTTTLYGKLGLALSIGGLAWAALQTYVVHSFGFDWYVAVIDSGVSVLPLAAACWLIDNNLRYYQPGKGSYINLVIWCVALAAVCTVAVRWLMPMFSMGDTYDIFLKQSLMLRFFTSFLAIGWMAMISLIWYVQQDQKDNEKRKSEAEKLSRDAELYNLRQQLQPHFLFNSLNSINALIGFKPDEARKMIHQLSDFLRGTLKKDDQQHVTFNEELAHLNLYLDIEKVRFGHRLLTEVSCDDRCRKAMLPPLLLQPLVENAIKFGLYDTTGEVTISIRAEIEDNYLAVMVQNPFDPQTARPRQGTGFGLSGIKRRLYLLYARNDLVETYTNDDIFTIMIKIPQAA, encoded by the coding sequence ATGACCGCCAACCCAACTACCACTCTTTACGGTAAATTAGGACTCGCACTGTCCATAGGCGGCCTGGCCTGGGCAGCTTTGCAAACCTACGTGGTGCATAGCTTTGGTTTTGACTGGTACGTGGCCGTGATCGATAGCGGCGTGAGCGTGCTGCCCTTGGCGGCCGCCTGCTGGCTTATCGATAATAACCTGCGCTACTACCAACCCGGCAAGGGCAGTTACATTAACCTGGTGATCTGGTGTGTAGCATTGGCAGCGGTTTGCACCGTGGCGGTACGGTGGCTGATGCCAATGTTCAGCATGGGCGACACATATGATATTTTCCTGAAACAGTCGCTCATGCTTCGTTTTTTTACCAGCTTTTTAGCCATTGGATGGATGGCCATGATCAGCCTGATCTGGTATGTACAGCAAGATCAAAAGGATAATGAAAAGCGTAAGTCCGAAGCCGAGAAACTTTCACGCGATGCAGAGTTGTACAACCTGCGCCAGCAACTTCAGCCTCACTTTTTGTTCAACAGCCTCAACTCTATCAACGCGCTGATCGGTTTCAAGCCCGACGAGGCCCGCAAGATGATCCATCAACTATCTGACTTTTTGCGCGGCACTTTAAAAAAGGACGACCAGCAACATGTGACCTTTAACGAAGAGCTTGCTCACCTCAACCTTTACCTCGATATTGAAAAGGTACGCTTTGGCCACCGCCTGCTTACGGAGGTGAGTTGTGATGACCGTTGCCGGAAGGCCATGCTGCCGCCGCTGTTGTTACAACCCTTAGTGGAGAACGCCATCAAATTTGGTTTGTATGATACCACCGGCGAGGTGACCATCAGCATACGGGCCGAGATAGAGGATAACTACCTTGCCGTGATGGTTCAAAACCCCTTTGACCCGCAAACCGCCCGACCCCGCCAGGGCACAGGTTTTGGCTTGAGTGGGATCAAACGCAGGCTTTATTTGCTGTATGCCCGTAATGATCTGGTTGAAACTTACACGAATGATGATATATTTACCATCATGATCAAAATACCACAGGCAGCATGA